From the genome of Nicotiana sylvestris chromosome 1, ASM39365v2, whole genome shotgun sequence:
TCTTTTGTAGATTCTTTACTTTTTGGTTTACTGCTTCGATATGAGAAATCTTTTTATGAATAGAATTACTTACATTATggggaaagagagagagagagagagagaagctaTGCATTTCCTTTTTATGCTTCGGTTGCAATATGGAATGGCATTAACACACACAACTAATTGTTTGTATGTATAGGTGTTTTGGGTGATTCAGAAACAGGACTGGTACCAACCCGATGTTTATCTTTACAAGGACCTGATCATAGCATTGGCTAGACGGAGAAAGATGGATGATGCAATGAAGTTATGGGAGAGCATGAGAAAGGAAGATCTATTTCCCGATTGTCAGACATTCACTGAAGTTATTCGGGGCTTCTTGAGAGACGGATCTCCTGCAGATGCTATGAACATTTTCGAGGACATGAAAAAGTCTCCGTATCCACCCGAGGAGCTGCCTTTCAGGATTTTATTGAAGGGACTTTTGCCACATCCCCTATTAAGGAACAGAGTTAAGCAAGACTTTGAGGAGATTTTTCCTGATCGGCATATATATGATCCTCCGGAGGAGATTTTTGGATTACGTTGAGGTTCGTATACTCTATGTTTTGCATAAACTTGTTTCATACTAGGTTCCTTGTTGGTCAGAAAATGGCTTCTTAATAGCTCTTGCATCGACTGCTTTAGAAGCTGTAACATATTAAGCTTATTGGATAATCACTTCTCGTAATACTTACTGAAagataatttattttcttaatgGCTAGCTTGTATTTAGAATGAACTAGTAAAGCTATTTCAGTTAAGCTAAAGCAATTGAAAAAAATTTAAGCACAAATATCAATGTAATTTTCTGTTCAGGATTGAGACTTGTTGCTGCAATGAGGCCTATAAAAGTGGCGGAGCAGGGCAATTTGGAGATCTTTTAATTTTCATCTACTCATTATCTCTAAGGACTCAACTCATACGAGAATTTAAATGGATTCGTTCTTTTCACCTTTCTCTTTTTAACCAAAGATATTATGTTTTTTCATAGGCCTTTGCATGGTCTGATTGTACTTTGGGCTTGATGCTCAGGACTCTAGGAACGATTACCCTTTACGTCGATTAGGTTGTATGATGTTATGCTCATAGTGAAGTAGTTCTTTCATCCTATAGGATTTCTTTACGCCCGATGTCAAAGATGCTCAGGAGTTAGGTGGACATTCTTAGCTCTATCTTTTGCCTATACGCCCTGTGGGATGTAGCATAGTTTTTATGGGTTCAATCGAACCAGTATTTTTTGACACGCAGCATAAGAGTATTGTGAAAGCTACGAAAATTACAATAAATGTGAACTTATGAACCCAGAATCGCAAATATACAATGAATTCAGTGTTAAAAACCTGTAAGACTAAAGCCATTAAGATTTCCTGGATCGGCATCTGCCTAAACATTACTAATAATTTCTTCTCAACATACGCCTTCTTACCATGCAACCTAGACAATATTCGAAAAGAGGAAAGTAGGTTGTTATTTTAGCACACATCATTATCTCCATTATAACTCATTCATTCTTCAACTCTTCTATTAAATTGCTTGACGCTATTAGCATTCAGAAGCACCCTTTTGGAAAAGGCGAAGAAAAGATTCTTTTATTATATCATGTTATATTATCCATTTTCTTCATTTAAGCTATTATTTAATGtttgcttcttttgcttgaatTATACGTGACTGTTTTTTTTGGTCTCAGGCTTTGAAGAACAGAGCCATACAGTTGTCTTTGCTGCTGCGGAAATATTTATTAGTGGAGACACGCATGATATATCCAGTTCTAAGAAGCTTCTTCTACCTTGATATCTTATAGTACACAAATGCTGTTAGCTCGTTCGAAAGGTATATCCTCCTTTTGATGACTTACCGAGAGTGAGTAACGGTGTTTCTGCTATCTTTGGTCGCGGAAATACCATAAGAATGAGTAGTTCTTATGGTTTTGTTGCTGGATCAGACGTGTTGATGCTAGTTCGAAGTTCAAGATATTTATCTTAACCCCTTAGCCGTTTGGACTAGGAGTTTGCTGCTGCTTATTTGGCTGCTACTTGGTACTGGTGTGAACTTGGGAAATAAATTAACTTCTCCGCGATCAGCAGAATATTCATTTTTTCCTTGCAGGGAACTTGTTCAGCTTTAAGTTACTATTccataactggtaaagttgctgtcgTGTGATCAGAAGGGCACGGGTTCGAGACGTGGAAACAACcacttgcagaaatgcagggtaaggctgcatacgatagacccttgtggtccggcccttccccggaccccgcacaTAGCGAGAGCTTAATGCAGCGGGCTGCCCTTTTATTCTGTAGCTAGCTCAATAGTATGATCACTTGGTATCTTTCGTGAAATTTTGATTGTTATCAACATAGTCTATAAGGTGTTTATGACATTTTGAGGGTTAAAGTGTAGAATGGTGTTACATTTGGTTACAATACTATAGACATAGAAACTAGTCAACTATCTATAATTCTTCTTATTGCATTTTGTATTCAGTTCTCAGAATCCAGTTTATTTGAGACTCTCAATTATAACATAGCAGTCAATGAAGTGGGTGAAAATTAGGGGAGATAAATTTTTGAACCCAAAAAAGAGACAAAATGCTAAATGATTATTTCTTATTTGTCCAAGTCGTGGTGGATGGAATTATTCATGCATCACTGTCGTTGAGGTGCCCAAGCCTTCGCTCCCTAATAAACACTAGGAGCATGTTTGGAAAGCCACCTAGGAATTGGATTTGAGTGTAATTGGGTGTAATTACACAGTTTGTCATATTTGTTTGACCAAGTAATTACTTAGTCATCATGGAATTGGGTGTAATTAAAGGGTgtaattacactctccaattctcaagagGGAGGTGAGAATTGGTGGTAATTACACCGTGTAATTACAAGGTTTACTTTTTAGTTTCTTgcccttttgtttttattttattttattttctttataactttttatttctattattttactttttaattttatttttactttttattgttttttgaaattttaaaatatatttttctttgtacattatttatCATTTATTTCTCTACCTTTATTTCTTGTGATTccgtataattatttatattttattattctattttttgaaactacacctcctaatattagaaataataaGTCATTAACAAACTTGGCATATATTGAGTGACACAATTAACGTGAAATTTCATTGTTGAATGTGGTTATAAACTTGTTATGTTTCCTAATCTTAAGTTGTAGTGGAACTTActattattatgttggaatttgacatatgttaatttttttttttttttggattttaaaattgtgctatattgatggttccaatttacttgttttagtagtATTGGCTCCCATTGCTTGTTGTTCATTTTTTagttagaattgatagattaGTTTTGTCAAACATGAATAATTTTATgactttatatttataaatattaatttattttataaaacatgaattccatgatgttcttacaaaacgtatgtttttagtttttgtaagtatctaaactaaatattattaattgaaaaatatatataaattattttaacaacattagttataaatatatgattactaattaatgtatatttacgaaaaaatatatatcttagacaccaaatataatatcatttatacttataaaaatttatatgcatatatttattatattaagtTTTAAATTTTGGTAATTACttcatttaaaatttaatttaactgTGTAATTACACTTGTGCAACCAAATAGTAAACTTGTAATTACACTGTAATTACACTATAACAAACAAACAGGTCGTCGTAATTACACAACAATGTAATTACTAGGTTGTAATAATTACACCAATTCCAATTACCTGTGGCTTTCCAAACAGACCCTAGATCATACATTGAATACTTCGATTAGTTTATAGGTAAATTGATCGATAACATTGAGAGGAATTTGCTATATCTTGAATAGGAAACGAATAGATTTAAGAATATAATCTACCGTCCAGCCTCTCTATAGTACTCTTGTTTGATACAATATTTTTTGGCTGCTATATATAAGTGATGTTATATAGGACATATatcataacataacataaaaatcggtTACAAGAAAAGTTCGATTTCTATAGTGAATTATTGTTATATAATATAAAGAGGTCTGATTGTACTATGTTCAGATTTCGTTTACTTTTAGTGATTTTTCTAATTGTTGTGAAGAATGCCGCTATATACAGCGTGATCCAATTGAATAGGCTATAACCAACACAATTCTAAGAAAAATTAAGCTTTTCTTTACATTTTTTTCCTAAAGGAAGTAAACTTAATAAAATGAAGGCGAAATACATAAATGGCCCCTTTAAGTTGTCCACAACGATCAAACAAACCCCTCACTTTTAAACATGGATACAACACAATCCTTCAATTTTAATTAGTTCATTTTTATAACA
Proteins encoded in this window:
- the LOC104216174 gene encoding protein THYLAKOID ASSEMBLY 8-like, chloroplastic, with amino-acid sequence MSTRAISRLKIPSLFLLKHLSVVSPLPKISSNLASSSCSSTWVPQFSRSFLGVVRFYHDGRPRGPLWRGKKLIGKEAIFVILGLKRFKDDEEKLDKFVKTHVLRLLKMDLIAVLNELERQEEVSLAVKVFWVIQKQDWYQPDVYLYKDLIIALARRRKMDDAMKLWESMRKEDLFPDCQTFTEVIRGFLRDGSPADAMNIFEDMKKSPYPPEELPFRILLKGLLPHPLLRNRVKQDFEEIFPDRHIYDPPEEIFGLR